tttttccttttttttgttttgttttaatatttgaaCATACTCCTTGATTTCTGTCGTGGTGTGAAATTGCCCTCAAGTGCAGTGCTTATAATCTGCTTATTGAAACGCTGCTGCCTTCACTTCTCACTCACAGTGTTGGAGGATGCTGCAGGCTTAGGTCGTAGAATCAGGCCGTGTCGTAGTTTGTcccccccttcccccccaaAAGGAGGAATCCTTTGAGTCAATCCCACTGCTGAACGTAGACCGTTCAAGAGCTCCAGTGATAAGGTAAAAACAGCAACGCAATGAAATTCAAATTCTGTGATTGCAAATTGTTGGGTCAGATACATGgattgactgttttttttaaccatgatGCCATAGTATCATATTTAGTCTGTTGGTAATCTATATACATTTTATTCTTTAATCGCTTGAATGCCTTGATCAATAACTTTAAACAGGAATGTGCTTTAGAAAGTTGGACGAGGACAGGAAATGATTTAAATTTGGGGTTCAGAGGTGACATACTGTTTGTTTGGGGCTGTTCACTCTGTACATGTGGGGTGCTCACAGAGGTCGAGGGGCGGGTGTagaagacaaaacaaaggaGCATGCCTTAGAGGTAAACAAGGTTTCACGTGCTGTGTATATTTAATCGGTTGGGTTGTTTTCTGAGTTAACTGTTCACTTTTTCTGAAATGTTGCCATGTTCATTAATAAAATTGTAACAAAAAACTCAACTCTTgagctttatttaaatgtaGTAAGATTTTTACTGaataggaaaaaacacaaatatgacaCATTCTCAGTCTTTATTTGATTCATAGTTTTAATGCACATATTTCTCCCCTGTGTGGACAAATTTATCACAACTGTTTTATGACACttagttttatttcctgttcatACGGACCCTGAAAGCTTCATGTAACTTGAAGAAAGACCCAGTATGAGCTCCACATGAGACCTAGAAGCTATTTCTGGCTTAATAATGAATCCTTAAATAACTTTTCCACAGCAGGTCTGCACATGCTCTGCTTGCAAACAAGCCTTAAGAGTCCATCCAGTTGTAAACTTAAACTAAACGGTATTAAACTTTCACCTACAAATTCTTGCCTAAAACTGGGCTCTGCTCGTGGTCAGTATGAACAGGAGTGATCACGGCAATCAATAACACTTAATACTCACATGTATTTGTACATGTTGCTTAAAGACGGATGTGGAAATCTCACCACAGGAGCAGATGACAACAGACAGTATGTTTACATGCACCAAATGTTTCTAGAAGCTGTTAAATGGCTAAAAATGATGCTGATACTGCACACCAAGCTGTGATATTTACTTGTATCCAAACATTTATAACATGACTTAGCCCTCTTGGACTCTGAATATAAGTGCACACGTAGACATGCTGAATGTCCAATCACTCATGATGTTGTCCAAGCTCTGCGGTGACTGATCAGACAATAATATGCTGCAATATACAGATAAAACCTTGCGGGTTATAATAAACAGAGACTGGTACTCagtcactcacacagacagggcTTGAATATGTGCATTCAGTATAAGGCTTGTAGCATGTTTGCCCGCCCTGGCACAGAAGCTGTAACGTTACGCTGTCACGGTGCACTGTCGCTTTTAATATCATAGACCTTTCCCTTTTTAAAGTGACAAACAATCCGACGTTcccttttctttcctgtttgacacattttacagcTGAGCGCCTTTGTTCTGTGATGGGCACTGTGTGCTCATGACAGACCTTTAGTTAGTGTTGCATTGCTGATGTTGACTCATAAATCTATGCTATGAAGCTCATCACAGTTCCTACTACAATTTCTATAAAATAAACTGCGTTTCTTTatctaataaaataaatatgcttTTTCCTCTTTACATCACCCTCCTATTAAtgacaatatatataaatatgtccTTATTTTACATGGCCAAGAACTCGCAAATATTATTGCTGCGATATATAAACTATCTGACATGGCACTgtgttgaggaggaggaggccacaCCAGAGACGATGAAGGCAGACAGCTGGTGAGAAGGCGCACAGCATGATGGGAGATGAGGTGCGCTCACACCTGATTTCTTTGGTCCAACAGGTGGTGTGAACTCACTCCAGAATAAATGctgacgtctgtctgtgtgtgtgtgttagtgttttGGTCTGTCCCTCACTGCACCTGTGCCTCCAGCATGGCGTTGGGAACCAGCTGCACCTGTGGGGAACTGCAGCCGTTAGGGTGGCGCAGGGAGTCGGCTCCCAGGTACGCAACAAGCAGTTCAGAGCGCcggtgcagcaggtggaggacgTCATCCGCCAGACTGTCCACTGAGGAGTAACACACTTTGTCCAGATCGAAAATGTCCTTCAGGAAGTGAAGCACCTGGTCCTGCAAAGGAAGACAGGTCATCAGTAAGCAGATCTCGACTTGAATGATAATTGGTGGAGTTTCTTTTACAAAATGAGATTTATTCAGATTTTcgatttattatattttaactTGTCCTCACCACACTAGTCTTAAATGCTGCCTTTCTCACCCAAAAAGGATACATGCAGCCATAAAATCAATTATAACAACAGCTGAGGGTACTGCAGGTCATATTTTGTGCGTTTCTGTTGTTATTTCTGACCttgaagaagcagcagaagtCATGCAGGGAGCTCTTCGGACCCAGGAAGCCCCAGGCCAGGACAGGGCTGATGTGCTCACACACTGCGTAGAAATGAGCGATGAAGCCGTCGTGCAGCtgagacaaacagcagaggtcacagaggggtttaagcttcacacacacacagtgtgccgtttgtgtttgtggaggtcTGTCAGAGTTTACCTTCATGTGTTGTCTCTTCTGTTTCAGCACAGACCAACAGCTTGACGCCACCGCCtacaaaacgcacacacacacacacatcatattcATCAGGATGTTGAACCCACGTGGGTCATTATTTTGCACACATCTTCCTGATCACCACACCGTCTCTTTGAAGGCACTGTTGAGCCAGCGGTTGTTGATGACATTCTGGATGGAGATCGGTGGATTCTCCAGGTCCTCAAAGGAGTCCATCAGGATGAAGTCCAGCACGATGTCATAAAAATTCAAGTGTCGCACCTGagaattaaaattaaacatcATTTCCTGTCCAAACTGTTAGATCTTGgacaaacccccccccccccactatgactattaataaaaacataccCCTCGTGTGGCCAGCTCCACCTCGGTGTTCTCCCAGTGCTCCGTCTGCTCCGAGAAGGAAATCATCTCCTCAAACACTTCCTCAAATCTCCTTGGACtctaaaaacaagacaaaaccaGAACATTTAGAAAAAGAATACACTTTGAAAGAGAGGTGATTTCATTCACTGCATTCACTCCAGTCTTACCTTCTGTGCTTTAACTATAATTGAAGACagtattttctttcctgtctcGGCCAGAAACATCCTGGTCGCCCTCTCACACAGGATGAGCtggagacaacaacaacagcggGGTTTAATAAAGTAGAAGTTCTTTAGAAGGGatcacattaaagcagtgggaAACAGACTGTATACAGATAACCGGCACAGCCCTGAAGTGAAGCGTTAATCGCCCTCTGGTGGCTGGATGCAGTACAGGTCATAACCCCATTTTAACAGAAGGGAAATGAGCCAAACTAAAAAATCCAACATGAAACCCAGAAATGACTTTTTCCTGTACAAAAGGGAGGATGGAGGAAAGGGTTACTCCACCTGTACGTTAGTAAGCTGTGTTTGTAATGACTGTACCTGACACGCCTGCCGCACACAGTGCAACTTGGCCAGGAAATCCAGGTCTCCGAGACACTCCAGCATCTCAGtcctgaaaaagaaacaaaaccagaCGGTCTTCATTCCAGAGCTCGTGTACAAACTCAACAGtttccagcctcacagatgTTAATGGGAGTCATTACCGCAGCACCCTGCAGGAGATTTTGCCCTCCTCGGCCATCTGCAGCGCCTCCTCGTAAAAAGGGTGGTGACCCAGAACACTTCTCAGCTCTCTGTGCTCTGACAGCTGAGGCAGAAACACATGGAAAGGTGTGGAGGCAGAATGACTCCTGGACTGTCACACATAATTCACAATGATGTCTTTTTACTCTCAGTTCTGGACCGAGACTAAAAAGTCTGAAGGTGCTCAACCAGGAAATATGAGTGGACAAAGACACGGTCCTTACTCTGATTTCTTTTCTGAATATATATAACAGTGTGAGCAGTTTATGGTAAACAATATAGTAACGCCTAGATGAATGCTGTGCAGCGCAGCATGTTTGCAGGTGTGACTTAGCCATAGACACACCGAGCTGAGAACATGTTTAGGTGGTTGAGTGAACAAATCTGTGCTTCTAAACCACCAGGTTATTTTGGTGCTTTGTGGGTCAAGTGCACCAGTGGCACCGGTTACACAACTTGAACCCCCCACAGAGACTTGAGGAGATTTAAACTGAGCTCTGTAAACAGGCTGGTGAACCTACAGGAAGATCAAACTCCTGctgtgagtcacacacagatcagGAGCTCCAGATTAAACTGGGTTTCCTTCTTCaccacaggctgtgttcacaaTTAATCCCCCATTATTAGACTTTTTCTTGAAAGCGctataaaaataattttgacTGAACTAAAAACATGATGGTGTTTATTATTAATGAGGCCTTTTCCTGATTATTGCGGAGGTGTCAGTGGGATGATCTGGATTATCTGCAGATTGATACTTGAGAGTTTCTCTCACCTCAGCAGCTGACACAAACGAGTCTGTGGAGGCGATGCTGATGCTGTCCCTCAGACAGGCATCATCCAGCTCCTCCCTGCACAAAATGTCTGCCATTTTAtctgaggaggagaacaaaTGATGTTCACACAGCTGAAGAGATGACATTTATACGCCCTCAAAGAGATAGTAGAGCATAGAACGTTATGTCGGTGACTCACCCTGGCTGATGCTGTGGGATGAGGGCTCCGACATGCCCAGCACTCCCTCAAACTCCTCCTGCAGGTGGTACGCTCTCTGCAGCAGAGACTTCAGTCGGTGGATGAACTCTGCACTGATCACATcctgaacacaaaaacagaagaacagctcagagagagacaaaaaaagctCCACCTTACTAACATGATTCATAGATATAAGCAGctatatacatgtgacattttttgACCCAGTTTAACTCTTTATTATTTTCAGGTCTCTCTGGGAAACCCACTGTGACCTAATTTTTAACAAGATTTCTGAACAGGCACAACTAAAGCGATGGATTTCCTTAACAGAACACCTTTCGGCAGCTTGAGCTCCTGTTTGGGTGTCCAGTCTTAAGTACTAATCCGAAACCCTTCCAGTCAGGTTGCAGTGATGAGACAGCTCTTATATAATCCATTCACTGTGACAGTGTTGGGGTTTACGCAgcctaaagcttgttccatactccacgagaacagagaactcgctcctcgctcccCGGGTGTTTCAGCACGGAGTGCGCATACGGCCCTCCcatgcagcgcacgtcacacacaaaaggttgaccatgcaaattgtgagcacagtcgtggttacctggcctaaggagctgataatgctcagggaagagggcgtatagcatgacaatagatagaagatcagtgtagctgactgtagcagacctctggtctgtgtgagtttaattctgtgaacgtgtggatgactgtctgcaataatacaacCCGTCTCttggtgtttaatgtgcgcgttcagccactgtaacgccatgatcaatactgggattaatttttatcgccaccttttggacagacactctcctctgtgtgccgtgtttctccttccggGGCCCGGGCcgtgtccgagagagctgcagaacaggcgctccgagagaaaaattaagtcattttgtgggcgtaacgtcggcagcaaggagcgagttctctgttttCGCGAGTTTTtctggatccagctttactgtGCTGCTCCTCACCTCCATGCCCTGCTCAGCGATGGCGTCTCCAGCTCCTGTTTTGACAGAGGCACAGCTCACATCGTCCTCGGCCTGCCTGCTCCTGAACGTCAACGCCTCCTCCCACCGCCGCAGAGCCTCTTCAAATAAATCCATACCTGGGCGATATAAAACATACATATATGAAACTCCAGAACCAATCAATAATACAACAGACCCACACAGTGGAACAGGCAGTACGCATCAGTCCCCCTTACCCATGAGGTACAGGTTTTCAGGTGTGGTGACAGGCAGGTTCACCACGCTGCAGACGTCGGCGTCGCCCGCTCTGTCCCAGCAGGTGGATTCATTTGcgcaggtgctgctgctggaggagttCATGCTTCTCACCTGCAGAcatcacagcaggaaaaacaaacgCATGTTGCAGATTACTGCAATTCCTGCTCAGCACGAGATCGCTTTGTCGGCTGATAAAAAAGTACTTTGAACATATTTTGCTACAGTAGAACTGTGGCTGTGTCTCACCGAGGCCAGGCTGAGCAGGGACCCGGACAGTTTCCTGTGGTCTCCTGCACTGAGGACCAGACCAGAGGTGTAGCCAGTCTTGGAGTTGAGGGACAGTGTGATATTTTGGCTGGTATTATCTGGGTAGATAAAGAGTTCACGCCACATGAGCATGTTGCAGGATTGCACAACAGGTGTTTGAACAGGAtaaatgcagctgcagctgcttttcaGTTTGAATCACCTCCATCACAGTTCAACAACGGACCCTCCACTGATTTCCACACACTGATAAAGGACTTTGGACTTTAATTGCATGAACATTTTgaaagatgtttattttttcaaccTGTTCAGCTGCTTTTGAGTCACTTTAATCCTTGTTCATTTCAGTTTGGGACTCTAAATCATCCAGAGTGAGCTTAAATGATTTACCCCTGTATCTGCAGCCTGCTGATACCAAATGAAGGTAACACAGGAGAAGCCTCACACGTCAGTCTGATTACATTACAAACTGGCAACTGGGCCAACATAGAAACAGAGCTCACAGTCCAGTGAGCTGCTGGGAGttacaggggggaaaaaaatatcaGTGTCAGGGAGTCTCACCATTCTCCGCTGAGGCTGGAGCAAAGAACTGAAAACCGGCCTGCTCCCACTGAGGCGAGTGAGCCTTCTTCTTGCCCTTCCTCCTCTGGAAGCGacgagagaggaagagaagcgAGATGGCACTGAAGGCGGTGGCAGCGACCAATTTCTTGGTGCCTGTGCTGACACTCACCTGGAGGGGATACAGAGTGAGGAGTGGCAACAGGTTAATGTATCTTAAAAGAACACCTTAAACACCACACATGTTTATCTTCTGTAGTTAAAAGACAGATCGGTGATCTATTTTCCAGAGCTAGGGAGGCAGGAAATTCTCCAAATCCATATGTTTACAGACAGTAAAGCAGACAATCGCTGAATAACAGCCAAGACCAGACAGATTCACTGATATAAGAATTTAAGAAATGCATAAATCTAaggtaaaaaaatcaaaaacaggtgtttatttatatcaattgcacaaaaaaaagatattgTATTTCAAAAAGCTGCAGTGCACATATATGGAATAGGATCTGCCCCTCCTACCATTACCCAGATGACAAAAAtcactgcttgtgtgtgtaatCGAAATAAGATCAAATAACAGCACTGGTGGAACTACTCTGTCTGAAGCTTCACCTCAGGGCTCATAAATGCAGAATACACTGATTCAGCCTCCTGCTCGTCATGTATCCCCTTCGGTCTATAGTTAGAAACACTGAATGAGGAGATTAACCATACGCACACAGACACGCCGCCACTGCTGCTGTACATCCAACAACAGCTGAGATTACATAAACACTCGGGCGGTATGACAACAGACATAATGTTTTAGGATATAAGTCACTGAATGGCCACTACCGCCACACGTCAGACACGCTCATACCAGACCTGCTACGTGACTCAGACCACATGCACGCTCTAACATGTGGGCAGCCAAAAATACCACACAGTACCCCCCTAAGAGGTGCAAAAAAATCAGTATTTATAAAATCTATATTCACATTTAAACTCCTCTTAAATTTTGAGGTTTGTGtgtaaattagatttttttttgccatttaaaGATTTATTGAGAAATCAGTTCATACAAATGACAGTGAGCACCGTATTTATCTTGCAATAAACAGCCGCTTGGCTTCTACACTggaacaaatacacaaatagaCCCACATGCATGCTCTGAAACACGTTCTCTGCCATCTGTGCAGCAGGTCGGTATCTCTCCTAACACACAGCCATCGACTTACTGAACATGCTAatcaataaatacagaaaacacCTCATGTGACAGAACAGGTCAGGACAGAACTTGTTGTAGCGCAGGTCCCAGTATCTGCAATTCATGTTCCACCAGCAGTGAGACCACAGGCAGGTTACACTTGTATGTGCTCAGAAAACACTGCATGGTCAAGATAAGAAGCTTTTAAGTATATGTAAATTGTTCCCATTACTAcaaccctacctttaatacttCTTATAACACAACAGAAGAAGTGCCTGTAACAGGTGTGTGCAGGAACAGCAGGTAAACACACGCTCTACCTGTGCCAGGGAGCTGTAGACCGACAGCGGTAGGTCAACCATGCGCAGGGCAGCAGCCTTGACAGACAGCTGGGAGGTGGAGAGGGTCTcatgtgtcattgttgtggcCTTCTATCCATGACTTGGCAGCTCTCTTATTCTCATCacaatgctgctgcagctgaagaggatgacaagagagagagtgacatgCTTGGGTTTAACCTTGGAGGCTCAGGAGGGGATAAAATGACGTTATTACATAACACCTTGGAGATACAGTACATGCACGAAGCAAAGCTTCCACAGAGTGAGTAACTACtcaagaaatgaaaacaaatctcAGCTGGTTCCTGCGTCACAAACTGGCATAAAAGTACTATtaaactgttgatgatgatTAGAGCATCTCAGACCTCACCCTGCTTTACACCTGAACACAGAGTCTCTCTGAGGCTTTATCTTTCTAACAACATTAAATTGCTCTTtctacacagacactcattatGAGACCACATCTTCAAAGCTGCTGTGTCTGGAAGCAGCCAGTGAAGTGTCCACAGGAGAATCCTGGCTGGATCACACGGATGATTGAACAATGAAGCCTGACACAAATTGTCCTTGTTGTTTACTCTCtgggtgtatatatatatatatttaacattaaatATACACATAAGTTGTAGATTTGAATTCATTTGTCAGTAAAACTGTTATTTATATATTCTGATTGCATATTGTTGTATTATATCTTCCCTGATTTATTTATATCTATATTTATATAACCTACTCTTCATCTTTTGTTAGCATAAACCACTGAAAGGTCCATTGTCTTGATAATGACAGTGCTTACCGCCACTTCACAACAATAACTTGACTACTCAAAGTTATGTCATTGGCCTTCATTGAACACCTTCCACTGAAAAACCACATTTCTTTAAATAGTTTTGAGATTATATCCATGAAAGAACTCCTGATAAGACTCACTATCCGGCTGAAACAGTCTGCTTAATGGTAAAGATATAATGAGCAGCTGTTAGCTGTACGTGCAGCTAGCGGCTAACTACCATAACAAAGCTAATCAAAGCTAGCTGTAGGCTTAGCTCCATTTTAACAGCCTGGCAGTTAAAGTAGAAGCTAACACCAGACTGAATGAGACAAACCTCCAGTATATGACCGGTACATGTGCAGGTTTCCTC
This sequence is a window from Parambassis ranga chromosome 17, fParRan2.1, whole genome shotgun sequence. Protein-coding genes within it:
- the miga1 gene encoding mitoguardin 1; this translates as MTHETLSTSQLSVKAAALRMVDLPLSVYSSLAQVSVSTGTKKLVAATAFSAISLLFLSRRFQRRKGKKKAHSPQWEQAGFQFFAPASAENDNTSQNITLSLNSKTGYTSGLVLSAGDHRKLSGSLLSLASVRSMNSSSSSTCANESTCWDRAGDADVCSVVNLPVTTPENLYLMGMDLFEEALRRWEEALTFRSRQAEDDVSCASVKTGAGDAIAEQGMEDVISAEFIHRLKSLLQRAYHLQEEFEGVLGMSEPSSHSISQDKMADILCREELDDACLRDSISIASTDSFVSAAELSEHRELRSVLGHHPFYEEALQMAEEGKISCRVLRTEMLECLGDLDFLAKLHCVRQACQLILCERATRMFLAETGKKILSSIIVKAQKSPRRFEEVFEEMISFSEQTEHWENTEVELATRGVRHLNFYDIVLDFILMDSFEDLENPPISIQNVINNRWLNSAFKETAVASSCWSVLKQKRQHMKLHDGFIAHFYAVCEHISPVLAWGFLGPKSSLHDFCCFFKDQVLHFLKDIFDLDKVCYSSVDSLADDVLHLLHRRSELLVAYLGADSLRHPNGCSSPQVQLVPNAMLEAQVQ